The following coding sequences are from one Leptospira mayottensis 200901116 window:
- a CDS encoding tetratricopeptide repeat protein produces the protein MRIRPNYHKGLSYFRQDLFSNSSNLWVKLKLRLFKRNVTFSLESAGFLSFPISVLFCIIFCLPISAEIQWEKSVKTAFEKAKTNGKPIFIDVYADWCGYCKTLKNEIYPKKEVQLELSKFVTLSLDGDTFPNLKRKYGIKGYPSILFLDQNGSLIDKITGMPDSKMILKYLKNAYARKNLEKEYLEKLAKDPNGIKTNFQMGVYYFEAKEYTKAVQFFQKVIDADDTRNTDKKHDALFNLGISYLEVGNFKFAIATFNSYISRYPNGDLSSVLFFRANAYEELNRKEEAKADYKKVLELTTDPEEKRDLQFKIDSLN, from the coding sequence ATGAGAATTAGGCCGAATTATCACAAGGGACTGTCGTATTTCCGACAGGATTTATTTTCAAATTCAAGTAATTTATGGGTAAAGTTGAAGTTGCGGCTTTTTAAACGCAACGTAACGTTTTCTCTTGAGAGTGCCGGATTTTTATCTTTTCCAATTTCCGTTTTGTTTTGTATAATTTTTTGTTTGCCAATTTCGGCTGAAATTCAATGGGAAAAATCAGTCAAGACCGCTTTTGAAAAAGCAAAGACTAATGGAAAACCGATTTTTATCGATGTCTATGCGGATTGGTGTGGTTACTGCAAGACTTTGAAGAATGAGATCTATCCTAAAAAAGAAGTTCAATTAGAACTTTCTAAGTTTGTTACGCTTTCTTTAGACGGTGATACCTTTCCGAATTTAAAACGCAAATACGGAATCAAAGGCTATCCCTCGATTCTTTTCTTGGATCAGAATGGAAGTCTCATCGATAAAATTACCGGGATGCCGGATTCCAAAATGATTCTTAAATATTTGAAAAACGCATACGCTCGCAAAAATTTAGAGAAAGAATATCTCGAAAAATTAGCTAAAGATCCAAACGGGATCAAGACCAACTTTCAAATGGGAGTATATTATTTCGAAGCGAAAGAATATACAAAGGCCGTTCAATTTTTTCAGAAAGTAATTGACGCAGACGATACAAGAAATACGGATAAAAAACACGATGCACTATTTAATTTGGGAATTTCTTATTTAGAAGTCGGGAACTTTAAGTTTGCAATTGCCACTTTCAATTCGTATATTTCCAGATATCCAAACGGGGATCTATCTTCGGTCCTTTTCTTTCGAGCAAACGCATACGAAGAATTGAATCGAAAAGAAGAAGCAAAGGCCGATTACAAAAAGGTTTTAGAACTGACAACCGACCCAGAAGAAAAAAGAGACCTTCAATTTAAGATCGATTCTTTGAATTAG
- the hisE gene encoding phosphoribosyl-ATP diphosphatase, with amino-acid sequence MEFLLQLENILKKRKQDLPDKSYTADLFRGGVDRILKKIGEEAGEVIIAAKNSDKKELAHEVADLLFHLQVLLVEQELSLQDIVEELRKRHS; translated from the coding sequence ATGGAATTTTTATTACAGTTGGAAAACATTCTAAAAAAAAGAAAGCAGGACCTTCCCGATAAATCTTATACCGCGGATTTGTTCCGGGGCGGAGTGGATCGAATTCTCAAAAAAATAGGAGAAGAAGCCGGAGAGGTAATCATCGCCGCAAAAAATTCTGATAAAAAGGAACTTGCCCACGAAGTGGCTGATCTACTTTTTCATTTACAAGTGTTGCTCGTAGAACAAGAACTTTCTCTGCAGGATATCGTAGAAGAACTTCGTAAACGACACTCTTAG
- a CDS encoding UDP-N-acetylmuramoyl-L-alanyl-D-glutamate--2,6-diaminopimelate ligase: MKTKLTNLLHEFPELKSLPSGKNPDSVLIEYIQSDSRKTNLEDIFCVPESIGTKKEEFISNTKASVILLRRGSDVSIDSSKIVLECEEDPEQLQGKIASFLLGHPSKALEIVAVTGTNGKTSLTNILFALAKDQGKICGLIGTIGVKFGDRLIDTGYTTPDASSLNLILKQMKDEGVTTVFMEASSHGLKLGRIGGISLKAGIFTNLTQDHLDFHSDMEDYFESKFRLFKILDFSKSPFAVLDYASPGGSKLYQKIRNNFPNLPVKALDGIIDECKVSDLSLTLQGTSYVLSLSGNRRQTISTNLLGSFNVRNTALAFLTGLDLGLDQTRMLSSLKEIPQIPGRFQIVYSKDRSRMAVVDYAHTPDALENIIRSVRNSRPKRLITLFGCGGDRDRTKRPKMARIAEELSDQVILTSDNPRTEKPEIILDEIQSGFSPGFIPLLREVDRARAISEGVAVLPEGGCLLVAGKGHEEYQIIGKEKRHFSDVEEVRKAFGLF, from the coding sequence ATGAAAACGAAGTTAACCAATCTTCTCCATGAATTTCCGGAACTTAAATCGCTTCCTTCCGGAAAAAATCCGGATTCGGTTCTAATTGAATACATCCAATCAGATTCCAGAAAAACGAATCTAGAGGACATCTTCTGCGTTCCGGAATCAATCGGTACGAAAAAGGAAGAATTTATCTCCAACACTAAAGCTTCCGTAATCTTACTACGTCGCGGTTCGGACGTCTCCATCGATTCTTCTAAAATCGTTTTGGAATGCGAAGAGGATCCGGAGCAACTTCAAGGCAAAATCGCTTCTTTTTTACTCGGTCATCCTTCGAAAGCTTTGGAAATCGTAGCGGTAACCGGCACAAACGGTAAAACTTCCCTTACAAATATCCTATTCGCATTAGCAAAAGATCAGGGAAAAATCTGCGGATTGATCGGAACGATCGGCGTTAAATTCGGAGATAGATTGATCGATACGGGTTATACAACTCCAGACGCTTCCTCCCTCAATCTCATTCTCAAGCAGATGAAAGACGAAGGGGTAACGACCGTATTTATGGAAGCGAGTTCCCACGGTCTTAAACTCGGGAGAATCGGCGGAATCTCTTTGAAGGCAGGAATATTTACCAATTTGACTCAGGATCACTTAGACTTTCATTCCGATATGGAAGATTACTTTGAAAGTAAATTCCGTCTTTTTAAAATCTTAGATTTTTCAAAATCCCCCTTTGCGGTTTTGGATTACGCATCCCCCGGAGGAAGCAAACTCTATCAGAAAATCAGAAATAACTTTCCGAATTTACCGGTAAAAGCGTTAGACGGTATTATAGATGAATGTAAAGTAAGCGATCTTTCCCTTACCTTACAAGGGACTTCTTACGTTTTAAGTTTGTCGGGAAACCGTAGACAAACAATTTCTACTAATCTTCTCGGTTCGTTTAATGTTCGAAACACTGCGCTTGCGTTTTTAACAGGACTCGATCTCGGTTTGGACCAAACAAGGATGCTTTCTTCTTTGAAAGAAATTCCCCAAATTCCGGGTAGATTTCAGATCGTTTACAGCAAAGATCGCTCTCGAATGGCCGTCGTAGATTACGCCCACACTCCGGACGCTCTCGAAAATATAATTCGAAGTGTGAGGAATTCCAGGCCGAAACGTTTGATTACTCTATTCGGATGCGGAGGTGATCGGGACAGAACCAAACGTCCTAAGATGGCGCGTATCGCGGAGGAACTTTCCGATCAAGTGATACTAACCTCGGATAACCCGAGGACAGAAAAACCAGAAATCATTTTGGACGAGATCCAATCCGGGTTTTCTCCCGGATTTATTCCACTTTTGCGGGAAGTTGATCGGGCACGAGCGATCTCGGAAGGAGTGGCTGTTTTACCAGAAGGAGGCTGTTTGCTTGTGGCCGGAAAAGGACATGAAGAATATCAGATCATCGGAAAAGAAAAACGTCATTTCAGCGATGTGGAAGAAGTTCGAAAAGCTTTCGGTCTTTTTTAG
- the mraY gene encoding phospho-N-acetylmuramoyl-pentapeptide-transferase, which produces MFYYLYDLYFNHLDSLRIFSYVTFRALMAGLTSMFVTFWLGHKVIDFLYGLKFRESVRDDGPKSHESKKGTPTMGGLLIIGSLLLSVLLWGNLKNSNVIILSVFALCFSALGFADDYMKSVKKIKGGMRARTKFLLSILISLVFCILFFYYTGVIPASHSGKIPFQITDLFFPFIKGPVIALGVLAIPFSILVIIASSHAVNLTDGLDGLATGTVAISVVTLGIIAYVSGTPIAANYLNIPYLPGAHEYSVFLSALAGALFGFLWFNAHPAQVFMGDTGSLFLGATLGMIVILLKKEILLLILGAIFVSEALSVILQVGSFKLTGKRIFKMAPLHHHFELGGLKETKIVIRFWIIAVILAIISLSTLKIQ; this is translated from the coding sequence ATGTTTTATTATCTCTACGATCTTTACTTCAATCATCTCGATTCCCTTCGAATTTTCAGCTACGTTACATTTCGCGCTTTGATGGCGGGTTTGACCTCTATGTTCGTTACATTTTGGCTTGGACATAAAGTGATTGACTTTTTGTACGGGCTCAAGTTCCGAGAATCAGTTCGAGACGACGGTCCCAAGTCTCACGAATCAAAAAAAGGAACCCCAACCATGGGAGGACTCCTGATTATCGGCTCTCTGCTTCTCTCCGTTTTACTTTGGGGTAATTTAAAAAATTCGAATGTAATTATATTATCCGTGTTTGCACTTTGTTTTTCTGCACTCGGTTTTGCGGACGATTACATGAAATCCGTAAAAAAAATCAAGGGAGGAATGAGAGCGAGAACCAAGTTCCTTTTATCGATTCTGATTTCCTTAGTTTTTTGTATATTATTTTTTTATTATACCGGTGTGATTCCGGCTAGTCATTCCGGTAAAATTCCGTTTCAGATTACGGATCTATTTTTCCCATTCATCAAAGGTCCGGTAATCGCGTTAGGCGTGCTTGCAATCCCCTTTTCGATTCTTGTAATTATTGCTTCCTCCCACGCCGTAAATTTAACAGACGGACTCGACGGACTTGCAACGGGAACCGTTGCGATCTCGGTTGTAACGTTAGGAATTATCGCATACGTTTCTGGTACCCCTATCGCAGCAAACTACTTAAACATTCCGTATCTTCCCGGTGCGCACGAATATTCTGTGTTTCTTTCTGCTCTTGCAGGAGCGCTTTTCGGTTTTCTTTGGTTCAACGCACATCCAGCCCAAGTGTTTATGGGTGATACAGGTTCCCTATTTTTAGGCGCAACACTCGGGATGATCGTGATTCTTTTGAAAAAAGAAATTCTTCTTTTGATTTTGGGAGCGATTTTTGTCAGCGAGGCTCTTTCCGTGATCCTTCAAGTCGGTTCGTTTAAACTGACCGGAAAAAGAATTTTTAAGATGGCACCTTTGCACCATCACTTTGAGTTAGGGGGATTGAAAGAAACCAAGATTGTGATCCGTTTTTGGATTATAGCGGTTATTCTCGCCATCATTTCGCTTTCGACTTTGAAAATTCAATGA
- the rsmH gene encoding 16S rRNA (cytosine(1402)-N(4))-methyltransferase RsmH: MEPVHYSVQGNDILQIFAENFHKEDPVLFLDGTAGEGGHSLLFLKGFPNSKVILCDRDPVMLSRALARLVDFKERVVSIQTNFSEIDSNLLSLHGISDSPQGILLDLGISTFHLFHSGRGFSFREAEPLDMRLTPNEGLNAEDVINTYSKDKLMHIFYTYGEERWSKKIAEVIVERRKQNSISYTSELANLVSKIIPRKFWPPGRHPATRIFQALRIEVNQELNHIEKGLDSLLNLLRPEGVIQVISFHSLEDRIVKNSLRDYAKQNGFELLTKKPILPSEEETKENPASRSAKLRVLRKTKSTDKKYKKENSEEEE; the protein is encoded by the coding sequence TTGGAACCGGTTCATTATTCAGTTCAGGGAAATGATATCCTTCAAATTTTTGCGGAGAATTTCCATAAAGAAGATCCTGTTTTATTCTTGGACGGAACCGCAGGAGAAGGCGGGCACAGCCTTTTATTCTTAAAAGGATTTCCAAATTCCAAAGTTATACTTTGCGACAGAGATCCGGTGATGTTATCGAGGGCTCTTGCAAGACTCGTTGACTTCAAAGAAAGGGTGGTTTCGATTCAAACGAACTTTTCCGAGATCGACTCGAATCTTTTAAGCTTACACGGCATCAGTGATTCTCCGCAAGGAATTCTTTTGGATTTAGGAATTTCAACGTTTCATCTTTTTCATTCCGGAAGAGGTTTCAGCTTCAGAGAAGCCGAGCCCCTAGACATGAGACTGACTCCGAACGAAGGTTTAAACGCGGAGGATGTAATTAACACGTATTCCAAAGACAAGTTGATGCATATCTTTTATACGTACGGAGAAGAACGTTGGTCCAAGAAGATCGCGGAAGTCATCGTTGAAAGAAGAAAACAAAATTCGATTTCCTACACTTCCGAACTTGCAAATCTTGTTTCCAAAATCATCCCACGTAAATTTTGGCCTCCGGGAAGACATCCTGCAACTCGGATCTTTCAAGCGCTCCGAATCGAAGTCAATCAAGAGTTGAATCATATCGAAAAGGGACTGGATTCCCTCTTGAATCTTCTGCGCCCGGAAGGTGTAATTCAAGTAATTTCCTTTCATTCTTTGGAAGACAGGATCGTCAAAAATTCTCTTCGAGATTACGCGAAACAAAACGGATTCGAACTTCTTACCAAAAAACCAATTCTCCCTTCCGAAGAGGAAACTAAGGAGAACCCGGCTTCCCGTTCCGCAAAATTGAGAGTTCTTAGAAAAACGAAATCGACCGATAAAAAATATAAAAAGGAAAATTCCGAGGAAGAAGAATAA
- a CDS encoding UDP-N-acetylmuramate--L-alanine ligase, which yields MNSNRLSFQKPFFLGIGGSGMSSLAFLLLSKGLKVGGYDGKHSAIVEKLVLNGATVLHKSDVLETENYDLAVYSSAIRLDSHPLVKKFKDSGIPLVHRSELLHQVMSEKKQISVAGSHGKTTTSAMTAFLLEKCGMSPSIMVGGEVAFLGGKGGSWGEGEWGIFESDESDGTFNNHNAEIRILTNVDEDHLDHYQTRENLLNAFARYMERTSRKLILNLDDVGIRDSLALIQDHSKILCFSKVFVSDEIAKDFSQNSDIEGISTGDSNIAENREFPSNLDNETLRTREKDTSEYPKEKVPRIKTFGIQNNTKNEVLSGIDSSKIIYYTIESGSLSFRFQEKEYSFSLKYPGEHYLKNALAAILACSETGVPIVELVSQISEYSGVSRRLEYLGSKNGIEVYDDYGHHPTEIKAVIQSMEGLKKNGRAIILFQPHRYTRTQNLYKEFAESLDTGESVYLLPIYPAGEDPIEGVGTELILDSMKVPAKILPKEISDGIFALKKSLKPGDKLITLGAGNVRDWGLAFLKD from the coding sequence ATGAATTCAAACAGATTGTCCTTTCAAAAACCGTTCTTTCTAGGAATCGGCGGTTCCGGTATGTCCTCTCTCGCATTTTTACTTTTGAGTAAGGGGCTTAAAGTCGGAGGTTACGACGGAAAACATTCGGCGATTGTGGAAAAACTGGTTTTAAATGGTGCAACCGTACTACATAAATCCGATGTTTTAGAAACAGAAAATTACGATCTTGCGGTTTATTCTTCCGCGATCCGATTGGATTCCCATCCTTTGGTGAAAAAATTCAAAGACAGTGGAATTCCTTTAGTGCATCGGTCGGAATTACTTCACCAGGTCATGTCGGAGAAAAAACAAATTTCCGTCGCGGGTTCTCACGGTAAAACGACGACGAGCGCTATGACCGCATTCCTGCTGGAAAAATGCGGGATGTCACCGTCTATAATGGTTGGAGGAGAAGTCGCGTTTTTGGGTGGGAAAGGCGGTTCCTGGGGAGAGGGAGAATGGGGGATATTTGAATCGGACGAGTCAGATGGAACATTCAACAATCATAATGCGGAGATTCGGATTCTTACCAATGTAGACGAAGATCATTTGGATCATTATCAGACTCGGGAGAATCTCCTAAACGCTTTTGCACGTTACATGGAACGTACCTCCCGGAAATTGATCTTGAATTTAGATGACGTCGGAATCCGCGACTCTCTTGCATTGATCCAAGACCATTCTAAAATATTATGCTTTTCTAAAGTTTTTGTTTCCGACGAGATTGCAAAGGATTTTTCGCAAAACTCAGATATTGAAGGAATTAGTACAGGAGACTCAAATATTGCAGAAAACAGAGAATTTCCATCTAACTTAGATAACGAAACGTTACGGACTAGGGAAAAAGATACTTCAGAATATCCAAAAGAGAAAGTCCCGAGAATTAAAACGTTTGGCATTCAAAACAATACGAAAAACGAAGTTTTATCGGGTATCGATTCTTCTAAAATCATATATTATACGATTGAGTCCGGCAGCCTTAGTTTTCGATTTCAAGAAAAAGAATATTCATTTTCTCTTAAGTATCCGGGCGAACACTATTTAAAAAACGCTTTGGCTGCAATCCTGGCCTGCTCCGAGACGGGTGTACCCATTGTGGAACTCGTCTCTCAAATTTCGGAATACTCCGGTGTTAGCAGAAGACTCGAATATCTAGGCAGCAAAAACGGAATCGAGGTCTACGACGACTACGGACATCATCCCACAGAAATCAAGGCTGTGATTCAGTCCATGGAAGGTTTGAAAAAAAACGGAAGGGCGATCATTCTTTTTCAACCCCATCGATATACTCGGACGCAAAATCTTTATAAGGAATTTGCCGAAAGTCTGGATACCGGAGAATCGGTGTATCTTTTACCAATCTACCCCGCAGGAGAAGATCCTATCGAGGGTGTGGGAACCGAACTCATTTTGGATTCTATGAAAGTTCCTGCAAAAATTCTCCCCAAAGAAATTTCCGATGGAATTTTCGCATTGAAAAAATCTCTGAAACCCGGAGATAAACTTATCACTCTAGGAGCCGGTAATGTAAGAGACTGGGGCCTTGCTTTTTTAAAGGATTAA
- a CDS encoding FtsW/RodA/SpoVE family cell cycle protein, with the protein MIEFIARKWKEIWLPGKNSLDILLIVTIFILLFSGLCVMYSSSSISAWREFKDSEYFLKKQAIWICIGLVFFFFFSVFPYQKLEKLALVGMIAAIGLLILVFIPGVGKSVSTYYGRNFHRWIAIGPYQLQPSEVAKVAVLVYLSSLFQKLKLESTPDYKKLLIPALFLLTVIVLILIEPAFGTTLEILFVILGFIFLFGVPFRNLLAMGIVSLPLIYILIDRVGYRKKRVEVWLDPYRYRFDEGHQLVTSFRAFLDGGWFGNKLASGYAHRYLTYSHTDFVLATFVEDFGFFGFLTFIFLILLLLFRSFYLVQKVKDPFGFYLGAGILIILGTQFIINMFVVTGIFPITGISLPFVSYGGSSILIVLISLGILVNITRKENLGL; encoded by the coding sequence ATGATCGAGTTTATCGCAAGAAAATGGAAAGAGATCTGGCTTCCAGGAAAGAATTCTCTGGACATTCTTCTGATTGTAACGATCTTTATTCTTCTTTTTTCTGGACTTTGCGTTATGTATTCTTCTTCGAGCATCTCCGCTTGGAGAGAGTTTAAAGATTCGGAATATTTTTTAAAAAAACAGGCTATCTGGATCTGCATCGGCTTAGTTTTCTTCTTTTTCTTTTCCGTTTTTCCTTATCAAAAACTTGAAAAACTCGCTCTGGTAGGTATGATCGCCGCGATCGGTCTTTTGATTTTGGTGTTTATACCCGGAGTTGGAAAATCCGTTTCTACTTACTATGGAAGAAATTTCCACAGATGGATCGCGATCGGCCCGTATCAATTACAACCTTCGGAGGTCGCAAAAGTTGCGGTTCTCGTTTATCTCTCTTCCCTGTTTCAAAAGTTGAAGTTAGAATCTACCCCCGATTACAAAAAACTTCTAATTCCCGCCCTATTTCTTTTGACGGTAATTGTTTTGATCCTAATCGAGCCTGCTTTTGGAACCACTCTCGAAATCCTATTTGTAATTTTGGGTTTTATTTTTTTATTCGGAGTTCCGTTTAGAAACCTACTCGCCATGGGGATTGTTTCTCTTCCCCTGATCTACATTTTAATCGATCGTGTCGGCTATCGAAAGAAGAGAGTAGAAGTCTGGCTCGATCCGTATCGTTATCGTTTCGACGAGGGGCACCAGCTCGTAACATCGTTCCGCGCTTTTTTAGATGGGGGCTGGTTTGGAAATAAATTAGCGTCCGGTTACGCACACAGATATTTAACATACAGTCATACCGACTTCGTACTCGCGACGTTTGTCGAAGATTTCGGTTTTTTCGGGTTTTTGACTTTTATTTTTCTGATCCTTCTTTTGTTATTCCGAAGTTTTTATCTCGTCCAAAAAGTCAAAGATCCGTTTGGATTTTACTTAGGAGCGGGAATTCTGATTATCTTAGGCACTCAGTTTATCATCAATATGTTCGTCGTTACGGGAATTTTTCCGATTACGGGGATCAGTTTGCCGTTCGTGAGTTACGGAGGATCGTCAATTCTCATCGTACTGATTTCTCTTGGAATTCTTGTCAATATTACGCGAAAGGAAAACCTGGGATTATGA
- a CDS encoding HIT family protein, with translation MEESNSTQWDAPRKNLFSIHKLDYVRGKRPDVDCILCGICRKDPEVPSLIVAETDLTIVSVNLYPYNPGHLIVFPKRHILAYEELIREEVMEIHDGTVKAISILKNLWNVQGFNLGYNLGKNAGGSIPHIHEHIVPRFPNEAGFLDVLANSRIVIYEPYEMHKEWVRVWKEFS, from the coding sequence ATGGAAGAATCGAATTCTACACAATGGGACGCGCCCAGGAAAAATCTTTTTTCAATTCATAAACTGGACTATGTAAGGGGAAAAAGACCCGATGTGGATTGTATCCTTTGTGGAATTTGCAGGAAGGATCCTGAAGTTCCCAGTCTTATTGTTGCTGAGACAGATCTAACAATCGTGTCGGTAAATCTTTATCCTTATAATCCGGGACATTTGATCGTTTTTCCTAAGCGTCATATTCTTGCGTACGAAGAACTTATTCGGGAAGAAGTGATGGAGATTCACGATGGAACTGTAAAGGCGATTTCGATTCTAAAAAATCTTTGGAACGTTCAGGGATTTAACTTGGGTTATAATCTCGGTAAAAATGCGGGCGGTTCCATTCCACATATTCACGAACATATTGTTCCCCGGTTTCCGAACGAAGCCGGATTCTTGGACGTATTAGCAAATTCAAGAATTGTAATTTACGAACCTTACGAAATGCACAAGGAATGGGTTCGGGTTTGGAAAGAGTTTTCCTGA
- a CDS encoding UDP-N-acetylglucosamine--N-acetylmuramyl-(pentapeptide) pyrophosphoryl-undecaprenol N-acetylglucosamine transferase, whose translation MKSIVIVAGGTGGHISPGVALAEVLTDLKEKIGYENLYLYSLIRNRNNPDLEQAPCPVLWHNLPPLSSNIFLFPFRYTIQTLKTFLLFRKLNIDVIIGMGGYSTVSSILYGIFFKKKIYLCEQNTVPGNVSRLFFRFASKAAFSFPPKNAAIPCNYQVLGNPLRKKTLPKMSLKFSEKYDTKKKTQFNVLVMGGSQGARQINNIVVALMGHEKINTQFRFRVLTGSALYEEVSKKTKKDAELISYSDNMKEHYEWANFVIARAGSGVLSECAAFALPMILIPYPYAKDDHQMANAKYFELNGAAIVIDQKDEDESHLFRILDRMINNVNLLNDMSISSLQCSHVDASKDTVKYFFSLD comes from the coding sequence ATGAAATCGATCGTAATCGTGGCTGGCGGAACCGGGGGACATATTTCACCAGGGGTGGCTCTGGCGGAAGTATTAACCGACTTGAAAGAAAAGATCGGATACGAAAACTTATATTTATATTCCTTAATCCGCAATCGAAACAATCCGGATTTAGAACAAGCTCCTTGTCCGGTTCTGTGGCATAACCTTCCACCGCTTTCGAGTAATATTTTTCTATTTCCTTTTCGTTATACAATTCAGACTCTAAAAACGTTTCTTTTATTCAGAAAATTGAATATAGATGTAATAATCGGAATGGGAGGTTATTCCACCGTATCTTCTATACTTTACGGAATCTTTTTTAAAAAGAAAATCTATCTCTGTGAACAAAACACCGTGCCCGGAAACGTGAGTCGATTGTTCTTTCGATTTGCGAGCAAGGCCGCCTTTAGTTTTCCGCCGAAAAACGCCGCGATTCCCTGTAATTATCAAGTTCTTGGAAATCCGCTCAGAAAAAAAACGCTTCCTAAAATGTCTTTAAAGTTCTCCGAAAAATACGACACCAAAAAGAAAACACAATTCAACGTGCTCGTGATGGGCGGAAGTCAAGGAGCGAGACAGATCAACAATATTGTCGTTGCGTTGATGGGGCACGAGAAAATCAACACCCAGTTTCGATTTCGAGTATTAACCGGTTCCGCGTTATACGAAGAAGTTTCCAAAAAGACAAAGAAGGATGCCGAACTCATTTCTTATTCCGATAACATGAAGGAACACTACGAATGGGCGAACTTTGTGATTGCTCGTGCGGGCTCGGGAGTCCTTTCCGAATGCGCGGCGTTTGCGTTACCTATGATTTTGATTCCTTATCCGTACGCGAAAGACGATCACCAGATGGCAAACGCAAAATACTTCGAACTCAACGGGGCTGCGATCGTAATCGATCAAAAGGACGAGGACGAATCCCATCTTTTTAGAATATTGGATCGAATGATAAATAACGTCAATTTGTTAAACGACATGTCTATCAGTTCCCTTCAGTGCTCCCATGTGGACGCTTCCAAAGACACGGTAAAATATTTTTTCTCTCTCGATTGA